The sequence GGGCTTCATACGGTCCCCGTGGTCGCTGAGCACCTCATCGGCGAAGGCCGCCATCATCACCATTATGGCCCCGACCCCGTGGAAGGGGTTGCCACTCACCACCGCCAGTATGGAAAACCCCCCGGCGACCACGAAGCCCAACCGGAAGGCCAGGTTATCGTATTTGGAGGCGATGAGCAACGCCAGTAATAGCCCGATGAAAATGGTCGCCGATCCCTCGTCGAGGAAGATCAATGCCCCCATGAGCATTCCGACAGGGATCGAGAGCAGAGTGGCCTTCCGCTTGCTCCCAATGTTCAGGTCGAACACCTGGTCACCATACTTGATGGCCATGCCCAAGGTGACGAAGGCAAAAGGTATCAGCAGATGTTGGTGCAGGGGCACCTCCCGGCTGAACCATGTGTAGGACCATGCGATCGCTATCAGCAAGATGGTCAAGATGAAATACCATTTGGCTCGATCGTTCCAGCCCCTACTTTTCATATCCCGACCCTCCCACAAAAACGGATGGATGCTATAATACCGTTTGCTGCCTCAGCGGCGCATAAGACGACGGGAGTTCAGCAATCGAGGGATGAGACTGCCTCTCTCCCGGTTGAACACCATTCCAGTGAAGTCATGCATAGCTTCCACACCATCCTTTCCATAGGGATGCCACCATATTTCCGAAGAGAAACTTCCCTTGTCGACGTGCAGGTGCTGCCTTTCCACCAGTTCCTCGAAGCCTATATCCCCGTGAGTACGGCCGGAGCCGCTCTCGCCCCGGCCACCCCATGGAGTGGCCCCCAGCCCATAGGTGTAGGCGACGTTGTTCACCATGACCGTGCCCGCCCTAAGTTCGGTGGCCAACTTTTTCCCCCGCTCCAGGTCTGCGGTCCAGATACTGCCGTTAAGGGCGAAGGCGCTGTCGTTGGCCATGTGTACAGCCTCCTCCTCGGTATCGAAGGTCAGCATAGCAACTATCGGTCCGAAGGTCTCCTGATGCACTATATCCATATCCTGCGTCAGGTCCGATATCAACGTCGGTTCGAAGTAATGCCCCCGAAGACCCTCGCTCCTTTTTCCCCCGACCATCACCTTGGCCCCCTTTCCCAATGCTCGGGAGACCTGATTCTCCATGTTCTGCACCATCTCCTCAGAGATCATAGGCCCCATGGATATGGTCGGGTCCTTCAGGTCGAAACCCTGGCGGAGGGAGCGTACCTCCTCCATCAGTAGGGCAGTGAACCTTTCATTGACCGAACGGTGAACGTAGATGCGTTTTATGGCCCCGCATGTCTGACCACTGTTCACGAAGGAACCCCAGCAGGCCGCCTTGGCCGCGCGCTTCAGTTCGGCGTCCCTCAGGACGATGAACGCATCTTTACCTCCAAGTTCCAGGGTGATCGGCGTGAGCCGCTGAGAGGCCAGGACCATTATTCTTCGGCCCACGTCGGCGTGACCGGTGAAGATAATACGGTCCACGGCCGATGACGCCACCGCCTCGCCGATCTCATCCCCTGCCCCTACGGCCACCTGGACCAGCCCTGTCGGCGATCCAGCCTCCTCCATCAGTTCTTTCAAGCGCAACGCGGTCAGCGGAGTGAACGAGGAAGGTTTGATGATCACCGCGTTACCGGCGGCCAGGCTCATCATTGTCAGTGAATATGGAATCGCCAAAGGATAGTTCCAAGGGGTGATTATACCGATCACCCCCAAGGGCCGGGGGACGATGTACGAGGAGCGGCCCATGTATTTCATGATCAACGAGATCCTGCCGAGATCGATCGTGCTCCGGCGGAAGAGGTGCGCCATGCGCTCGATGGAGAAGTCTCCTACGCTGATCGCGTTCATGACATCGGTTGCTAAGGACTCCATAAGCGGCTTGCCGGTCTCCTGGGACACCAGTTCAGCTATTTCGTCCGCCCTTTCCACCAGCGCGCTCTGCACCTTACGAAGGACCTTGGACCTCTCGGCCAGTGGACTGGTGGCCCAATCGGACTGCGCCTGCCTGGCCTTCTCGACCATGCCGGGGACCTCGTCCGGAAGCGTAGACACCGCCTGGCCAACCTTTTCCAAAGTGGCAGGATTGTATACGTTGATGATCGGCCGGGAGCCCATGTCACGGGAAACAGCGTGAGGATAGATAACCCTGACCATGGTTTATCTATCTGGAAATTCATGAATGGCCCGTGTCAAGGTCGTCGATCCGCCTCTTGGCCACGGTCCTCATCCTGGTCGTCCTGACCTCGTTCATACCGACGTCGGTCCAGGCGCTGTCCCTTGATGACGACATCACTATCGAGGCCGGGGGACATATGGTGATCATGAACTTCACCGTCGATGCCGCTCCCTCGATGTACACCTACAACGACGCGGGCAGCATTCGTTATCTGGCCTATCTTAAAACTGGTTCGGAGCAGACCAGCTTCGACGTGCTGCTGATGACCCAGGATCAATTCGGCGAGTATCTGGCGGGACGACCGTTCCAATACGTGAGCGACTCTTCCTCATTGAACGCTGGGTCTGAACCGGCCAGTGTCTACCACCTATTCCTGGAGGGGGGCGATTTCACCCTGCTTATCGACAATTCGGACCGGGGCGGGACACCGTCCTTCCCTGGCGATCTTACGGTGCATTACCAGGTGGTCACCCAGAACCTGGAGGTACAGCAGGAGCCACGTTGGGACCTTTTCATTGGCCTCATGGCCTTCGTGGGCATGGTCGGTATGGTTTTCCTGATCGTGCTCCGCATCTCCAACCGCAACAGATTGCAGAGGGCAACAGAATCAAGTGACAGGAAGTGCGCGGGCTGCGGCGAGGTCATGCCATCCTACGGACGATATTGCCCGTACTGCGGGAAAGAAAGATGATCACATTCCCCAGAAGGGGTCGCCTCTTCGCTTGATCTCCAACAGCTGCTCCAGGACCTCCTTCTCGTCGTGATTTAGGTCGTAGTCCCGCAGGTTCTTGATCTCCGACTCCAGAATATCGATGTAGAGGATGTCCTCCACGTCTATCTGCCGCCCCACGGTGGCATCCTCTATGGCCACGGCGATCTCCTGACCAGCGATCGCTTCGCGCAGAACGTCCTCGCCTGTCCGCAGCGAACGTATGCGGCCGAGGTCCTTGCCGTCATGGGTGATCAGCTTCTGACCGGTACGAATGCGGCCCGCCAGCACACGCACGCCGACGATGGCCGGCTTGCTGGTGCGGAAGATACAGTTGGGCAATATCTTGATCTTTCCGGGGAAGGCCACCAAGGAACGCTTCTCCAGCTCGGCCTTGCGTTTCTCCTCCCCTACCCATCTCTGGTAATCGTCTATGAGACCGTACACCACCTCGTTGATGAATACCTTGGAGGTGTGATGAAGCAGTGCCTCTTTCGCGTCCGGAAGCATGTTGATGTTGAAGCCCAGCACCACCTTGTGCAACGGATCGTTATATGCGGTGACCTCGGTGATGTCACGTTTGGAAATGTCCCCGATCTCGTACTTGCGGATGGGTATGTCCGCCCTCTTGCATTCAAAGGCGAGCGCTTCCAATGAGCCGAGGGCATCGGCCTTGATCATGAGACCGTTGTCCACTACCTCGATGTTGATCGTGGTCTCCTCGGCGATCTCCTTCAGCACCTCGTCCTGATCGCCCTTGATGACCCGCAGGGGCGCCCCTGCGACCGCCCCCTCCAAGTTCTGACAGAGCAGCTTGACCCCCGCTGCCGCGGTGATCTCCTTCATGCGGTCGAACTTGTCCCGCGGGTCCCTTATCTCGTCCAGCGGCTTAGGTTTCAGTATGGCCTTGACCTTGGTGACCAACGGTTTACCTTTCGTCCCGAGGGCTATGGTGTCACCCTGCCTGAGCTCCCCATTGTAGAGTATGATGTCGATGGTCGGCCCCAGCCCGCGCTCCTCCTTGACCTCCAGTATGGTGCCTTTGCCCGGACCCACGGCGGTGTTCAGTGAATCCTCCAAGAAGCGCTGGGCCAGGCCGACCAGGACCAGAAGGAGGTCGGGTACGCCCTCGCCGTTCTTGGCGCTGATGGGGACCAGCGCTATGTTCTTTTTGAAGTTCTCGATGCGATCGTAGCGTTCGGAGGAGAGCCCTTCGGATGCCAGGCGGCCGACCACGTTATACATTTTCTCGTTCATCGCATCCAGCGCCTCCTCGGTCTGCGCTTTCTCGGAAAGAATGAAAGGAGACGAAGGGTGGGTGACCCAGCCGTTGATCAGGTCGATCTTGTTCAGGGCGATGATGAAAGGGGTCTTGAAACGTCTGAGGATATTTATCGATTCCAGGGTCTGCGGTTTCAATCCCTCGTTGATATCGATGACCAGGATGGCTATGTCGGCCAAGGACCCGCCCCTGGCGCGCAGCGTGGTGAAGGAATGATGCCCAGGGGTGTCGATGAAAAGAAGTCCCGGTACGGTGAACTTCCTGCTGCCGAGCAGCTTGGCGCAGACCTTGTTGACGTGATCCAACGGCACCTCCGTCGCGCCGATATGCTGAGTGATGGCTCCCGCCTCGTGAGTTATGACCGCCGTCCCCCGGATATAATCGAGCAGGCTGGTCTTGCCGTGGTCCACATGGCCCAGCACGCTGACGATGGGTTGCCGGATGGTCATGTTCATCGGATTCGAAAATGCATATTAGTATCTTTTCCAAACCACGGTCGACTGGCGTAGAAGCATCATATTGAAAAAAAAAGGTATAAAAAATAAGGTTTGGGGAAAGGATTTTTATTCTACTCGAACAGCCAGACCTTGCTGCAGATCTCGTAGCTCTGCATCTCGTAGTCGTTGAAGAAAAGCTCGATCTCCCGCTTGGCCGACTCCGGGGAATCGGATCCATGTATGATGTTGCGGCCGGTCTGCTGAGCGAGATCGCCCCTGATGGTGCCGGGTGCGGCCTCCACCGGGTTGGTCTTGCCCATCATACCTCGCATCACGGAGATGATATTGTCTCCCTCCCAGACCATTACAAGCACCGGACCAGCGGTCATGTAATCGATCAACTTGGGAAAGAAACCTTTGGTCTTATGCTCACCATAGTGACGCTCAGCCAGCTCGCGCGGGATGCGCATGAACTTCATGGCTACCGGGCGGAAGCCCTTAGCTTCCAACCGGGCTACGATCTGACCAATCAGACCGCGCTGCACCGCATCGGGCTTGAGCATCACGAAGGTGCGCTCGATCATTGAGCTCGCTCCTTCTGCTCGATCTTCTCCCTGGCTGCCAGGGTGAGGTTCTTCTTGACGGCGTACGCCTGGGTCCAGGTGATCTTCCGGGGCACCCTCTTCATAGTCACCATGTTCTTGTAGCACTTGTTAGTGCAATAGAGGAATACGGTGCCGTCCTTCTTGACGTACATCTTGCCGGTTCCAGGCTCGATCTGCTCGCCGCAGAAGGAGCATAAACGTTGCTCGACCATGTTGATGACCTCCTTACCTGAGAGAGAGCTTTCGAGCCTCTCTGGACGTCTCCCTGAGCATCAGAATGTCGCCCATTCGGACCGGCCCCATGATGTTCCTGGTGATGATCCTTCCCTTGTCACGGCCGTCCAGCACGCGGACCTTTACCTGGGTGGCTTCCCCGGTCATGCCCGTCCTGCCGATAACCTCCACGACTTCTGAAGGAATGCTATCTTCGTCAGCCATTTACTACACCCTTTAGCCCTTTATCTTTTTGACCTGGTCGACCAAGTTCTCCAGGATGGGCTTGCCCTTTCCAGCATCGAGCACCGCTATGGAAGCGGTGGGCTTCTCCAGACCGCAGGAGTTTCCCAGCTGAGCCTTGCTGTCCACGTATACGTAGGGAATGTTTCTCTCCTCGCATAGCATGGGCATGTGGGCCAGGATCTCAGGGGGCTGAACATCTTCGGCCAGAACGACCAGGACGGCTTCGCCGCGTTCTACGATCTTGGTGACCTCGTTAGTGCCCTTCTTTAGCTTGCCGGTATCCCGGGCCAGCTCTACGACCTCATAGGCCTTGTCCTTGAGCTCCTTGGGCATTTCGAACCTAACAAATACTGCTTTTGCCAAACTTATACCTCCTTCCGATGTATAAACATCCTCATTATTCACAGGCTCATTAGAGCAGGAACGCTCAAAGGTATGGTTCTATAAAAGGGTTATCCAATGCCGTCGTGGTCGAACGGTCGGGTGACCGTATATCACTGGTATGCGACATTTCTATAGCGATAAGAACGCTCGAAACGCATAAGTGCATTGTGGCCTGAACCCGCGGACCGATCCATATGATATTACTGCCGGTGGATCTTGGCGGCGTCCTCCCTAGCTAATCTGGGAGAATAATCTTCCCAGTCCCTCCAGGATGAGGAATGCCTCTTCCTCGATGCAATATAGGTGCGTCCGGGGGTCGACGCTCACATAACCGGCATCCACCAGCTTCCGGAGATGGAACTGGAGGTGCCCCTTCTTCATGTCCAGCTCCTTACTGATCTCGGTAAAGCTGCGCGAGCTGGTATACAGCATGGCCAGTATCTTCAACCGTATAGCGCTCGAGAGTGGTGCGAGGTAGGTTTCCATTCTCTCCGGCTCCACCTCGCCGAAAACGCTCTCGCAGGACCGCGTCAGCATCGGCCTCCCGGTTTGGAAACGGAGCGTCTCCATCGATGCCATCTGCTGCCGTGCTCGGTCCACGACCTCCAGCAGGGTCCGGTTGATCGTCTCCGCATCGGAGACCTGGCTGATGAGACCTCTAAGCTCATCCAGCCCGTGCATGGCTCCGCTCAGGTCGTCGCCCTTGTAACGGTCGATAGCATTATCATAGAGATCCGACAGGCGGCCCAGCGATTCCCTGGAATATCCAGACGCAATGTCCCGCCGGTCCTCGATCGCCGCGCGGAAAGCACCCCGGTTGTGGTCCAGGAAGGAAGCCCCGATCTGCTCCCTGAACACCCTGGTCATGTTGTCCTGCCGGAGTGATACGACGGATCGATTGATCGAGTCCATCTCCTGCCGCATTTCCTCGATCTTCTTCAACAGGTCATCGTTGGTAGCCGTCATCAGTAATAGAAGAATTGTACTAAATTATATTTAAATATTACCAAGGACGATAGCGTGGCCGACGGCAGGTGCCGTTAGATGGTGGGATGATTGAGGATCGGCGTAGTGGCCTGCGAGTGTTTCAAGAAGGAGATAGACCTGTTGACCGAGGGGGACCCGGACATCACCTTCAAGGAATACCTGGAGTTCGGATTGCACTCTTACCCCCAGGACCTGAAGAGGGAAGTTATCGCTCATGTCAATGTACTGCGCGGACAGGTGGACGCAGTGTTCCTGGGATACGGAACCTGCAACTCGCTGAAGGACGTGATCGAAGAGCTGGAGGTGCCGACCGTCACCATAGACGCGGACGATTGCGTCGGAGCGCTGCTCACCACCGACGAGTATACGAGGGAAAGGAAGGTCTGCACCGGGACCCTGTTCTCCATACCGTTCGTCTCGGACATGGGGGTCGAGTACTTCCAGAAGGATCTGGATAGCAAGATGCCCAACCACGAGGAGCTGGGGGTGGACGTGCAGTGGTTCTTAGACATACTGTTCGATGGATATTCTCGATTGCTGTTCATCGACACCGGTATCGGTGATCGCGATCATTACGAACAGAAGTCAATGGATTTCGCCGAGACGCTGAAGCTGAGGTACGAAGCCCGCCACGGTACGTTGGATGTCCTGAGGGACCGCCTGGAAGATACCAAGATCCTGGCGCGGTCCCTTCCGCGGTCCGGTTGAACGAGGTCCTAGATGAAGTGCAGCTGCTCCTCCTGCGGAGTGCGCATGGGCTTCTGCTTTTCGAAGACGGCGCATACTGGCTGCTCAGCCTCGTGCCCGTAGTGAATATACCATTTTCGGCATAGCCAATCCTGCAGCTTGGCAATGTCGTCGTTCTCCATGTGACGAAACCGACCTTGCAGCTTCAGATAGTCGGTCACCGGCAGCATGGTCTGCGGACGATAGGTCGTTCGGGAGCTGCCTTCCTCGATCTCGAACAGCGTCCACATACCAGTTTCCACCGCCAACCGGGATATCTCGACGGTCATGGAGGGATCGCTGCGCCATCCAGGGACGCAGGGGGTCATGACATGCAGGAAGCGGAATCCCTTCATGTTCTTGGCCTTCTCCACCTTCTTCACGAAGTCGTTGAAGTGAGCTATGGAGAGCGAAGCGGCGTAGGGGGGGTCGTGAGCGGCGATGATGGCCATCAGGTCCTTTTTGAACTCCCTCTTTCCCTTTACGATGTCCCCCACCGGGGATGTGGTGGTCCAGGCACCGAACGGTGTGGCCCCGCTTCTCTGTATGCCGGTGTTCATGTAACCTTCGTTGTCCAGGCAGACGTAGAGGACGTCCTCGTTTCGCTCCGCGGCGCCGGACAGCGCCTGCAGACCGATGTCGAAGGTCCCGCCGTCTCCAGCCAGACCGACGACGGTGGAGCTCAGTCCTCGTCGTCTCTGGGCAGCGCGTATCCCGGTGATCACCGCCCCGGTGTTCTCGAAAGCGGTGTACAGATAGGGCGTCCGGAAGTTGGTCGTGGGGTACATGGCGCTGATGACGATGAGGCAGCTGGCCGGGACGTACACGGTGGTGTTCTCGCCCAATATCCTCATGATGTTCTTGACCGCCACGGCCATGCCGCAGCCGGCGCAGGCACCGTGCCCGCTGGTGAACGGATCGTTCCGGGGCATGTCCTTGATGGTGCTCATCTCCCTCTCGTTCACTCCATATCCCCCCTTAGGCCGTGCCAGGTGACCTTTCGAACGTCCTCGCCCCTCGCCGCCTTCTCCACAAGGTCGTACATATCCCGCATGTGCCTGGGAGTGATATCGCGGCCGCCGATCCCGGCGATATGTCCGGTGACGGTCACCGGTACGTTGCACAGGGCTGCCGCCACCTCCGTGTGGACCGGCCCCCCGCCGTTGAACGAGACGGAACGGTCGAAGACACCCAGGGACCTGAGGCCCTTGGTGGCTTCGCACAGTTCCTTGAAAGGGAAGGGACGCATGAAACGCAGCTTGATCAGACCGGCCTTTTTGCCTTCGGCCCTCATCTCGTCTACCGTGCGTCTCGCTAGACCCGTCGCCGTCCCCAACGTCAGCATGGCGAACTCCGCATCCTCCATGCGGTAGGTGTCGATGAGACCACCGTAGGAGCGGCCGAAGACCTTGGCGAACTCCTTGTCCACCTCCATGATGATCTCCCGAGAATGCTCGATCGCCCTATCCAACTGGTAGCGCATCTCCATGGCGTACTCCGGCGGGACGATGGGATTGATCACCTTGGGGTCCGCGGGGTCCAAAATGTTGAGCGGGTCGTATTTGGGAAGGAAATCATCTACCTCCTCCTGCTCCGGTAGCTCCACCTTCTCTACCGTATGTGATAGAATGAAACCGTCCAGGCATATCATGACGGGCAGCAACGACCGGCGGTCCTCCGCCAGACGGAAAGCCATGATCGTTGCGTCCAAAGCCTCCTGGTTGTCCTCCACGTACATCTGCAGCCATCCCGAGTCCCGCTCGGCCATGGAATCGTTGTACTCCACCCAGATGCCTGAGGCGGCACCGAGGCTGCGGTTGACATTGACCATCACGATGGGCAGACGGTTCTGGGGGACGCAATACAACATCTCGTGCATCAAGGCCAGTCCCTGCGAGGAGGTCGCGGTGAACACTCTCACTCCCCCGGCGCTAGCGCCTATTGCTATGCTCATCACCGAATGCTCGCTATCGGCCGGAATAAAATCCGCGTCCAATTCCCCGTTGCTAATGAACTCCGCCAGCTGTTCCACTATTAGCGTCTGCGGGGTGATGGGGAACGATGGTATCACTTCAATTCGAGCGAGCTTGGCCGCATACGCCACCGCGTGATCGGCGCTGATGACCCTGACCTTCATCTTGAACCCCCCTTGATCATGTCAATGGCGTTCACGGGGCATACCTGGGAGCATATGCCACAGCCCTTGCAATAGTTGAGGTCCCATCGAACGTAGTCGTCCTCCTCTCGTTTGATGCATCCTTCTGGACAGGTGAACCAACAGCGTAGGCAACGCACGCATTTCTCCTTATCATAGTGGGGAGTCTGCACCCTCCAGCTCCCGGTGAGGTTCTGTCGAGCGCCACCGGGCCCCACCATCACCCCGTCCTTGGTGCCCACTGACAGACTGTTGCCGATAGGAATGTCCCTCCAATCCGGAAGCCATTCCCTCTTGGTCACCAAGGGTCTGATGCCCTGGCATAATCCGACGGACGCCTGCTCGTAGGCCGCCTCGGCCGCTCCGACATTGACCCGAGCGGCCTCTTCCCCGAACTTCTCCCCGAAGCGGTTCTCTATCGCCTGCTTCATAGAGCCTATGGAGACCAGATCGGTTACCCTGGCCACGGCCCCCAGGATGGCAGTGTTCACGATGGGCGCCTTGAGGAACTCCAGGGCGATGACGTTGGCATTGACCGTGGCGCATTCCACCACCACACCTAGGTCGATCTCCTGCGGCGACCTCCGGGTGTTCACGACCGCCTTTCCATCCTTCTTAAGGCCCCGGGCTACGGGTTCGATGTCGATGAGCGATTCGTCCAGTATCACCAGCAGGTCCGGTTCATACACCTGTGACTTGATGCTTATCTTCTCGTCGTCGATGCGGGCGAAGGCCATGACCGGAGCTCCGCGCCTTTCCGCTCCGAAGAAAGGGAACGCGTGGGCATGCCTTCCCTCGATGACCGCCGCCTCGGCAAGCGTTTGAGCGGCCATCACCGCCCCCTGACCCCCTCGACCGTGGAACCTGACCTCGAACATTGCGAACCCAGTGTATTATGTGAGCGAATCGTATTTAATCATTGTAGCGGACTGGATACGAAACTCTCTCAGCTATGTTCGGGGTCCCGAGCGTAGATCCAGAGCGAGAACAGGACCATGACCGCTGCTAAAAGTGCGAACAGCAGCCCCTGGAACTCCGGAGGTGGTAGTATCTCACCGACGGCATCGGACCACGCCCCCGTCAGCAGGAGAACGCCAACGGTAGTGATAGAGGCGACCAGAACCAATGTCACGTTCAGGACCCAGGCCTTGTTCATCACAGTACTGACCTCCGGTCCCGTAGCCCCCTTTTCCAGTAATTGCCGGGCGGTCCTCTCCAGGCGTGCGCCTTGGCGCCATAGTAAGGTGCTCGCCGCCAGGACCACACCGTTCAGGGCGATGAGGAACGGCGACGTGATGGTGTAAAAGGCGTACTTGTCCACGGACAGTCCGAAGGCATAGGACCAATCGATACCTGACATATACAGCAAGGATGGAGTGTACAGTCCCCATCCAGCGATGATAACCAGCACCGACCAGCGACCTTCCAGTATGAGAAAGAGCAGGGCGATGAACATCAATATGCCCACGCCGGTGAGCACCAATGGGTCGAGTGGTGACAGCAGATCGTGCAGTCCCATATCAACGAACAGCAGGTTGCTGGAGAAGGTCCACCAGGAGAATGCCAGACCGACCATGAGACCGATGGAGACCGAGGGAGCGATCCAGGGTGAGCTTTTCTCCGCGCTCATGACCCGAACTCACCCCCGACCGCCCTGGATGTCAATAAAACCTGGAAGAGGTCCTGCTCCCGGGGCTCCCAGGAGACGACCCGCACGCCCAACTTCTTGATGTGCCCTCGGACAGTGGTCTCCTCCAACCCCCGCAGCTGTATACCCAGGCTTTCCACCTCGTCCCGGCTGGCAATGTTCTTAAGGTCCACGTCGATGAGCAGGAATCGAGATTTGGGACCGGAATTGCGCCTCAGTTCCTTCAATCCATCTCTGAGCTCTGGCTGGCTGCCCCGATCGAGGATCGAGATGATGATGAACAGAGGGTTGCCCTGCCTTAGATGACCCCGGTGGCCGTGGACGAAACCGGTCAAACTGCCGGAACTGCCCTTGACATTCGCCCGATACAGCATATCGGCCAGCATGACCTTCTGACGTCTTCCGCCCTCCGGCAGCTGACACCGTCCCTGATGGATGAGCGCCGCGCCCACCAGACAATTACGTTGCAGATAGAAGTCGGAGAGCGCCCGGGCAGCGTGCAGGGCGCACTCGAAGGCGCTCTCGGCCTCACTACCTACCCTCATGCGCTCAGAATCGTCCACCAGTATCCACACCTTACGACGACCTTCACGTTCGTATTCGTTCACCAAGGGACGCAGTGCTTCCACATCACCCGAACGTACCGTGGCCTTCCAATTGATGGAGCGGAACTGGTCCCCCCGCTGATAACGACGTATATCGAGAAAGTTCGTGGTCTGTGCTCCGTGAGAGCTCATGACCGATGCGGGCATGGGCATGCGTGATTCCAGACGTGGGTCCCTGATCTCCGCCGCCCGCATGACCATCTGCTCCACATGCAGGGACCTTTTACTTCCCCAGACATTCTGATCACTGGGAAAGAGTCCGGAAAAATGTATTCCCTCGCTCCTCACGTTGCCGATATCGTACTCCCCGCGGCGCATCGGTCTTATGGTGTAGTTGAAAGGAGCGTTGAGGACCCCTCTGCCTTTCCAGAGAACACGTATGGCTTTTCCATCCCTCTGTTCGAAGGTGGGCGAGATCGATTCCGCCAGAACGACCAGCCCCATGCCGTGATCGATGGTCGTCTCCCTTTCCACCTTCAGATCGCGACCCACGAAGATCGCTCCCTTTTTGATCTCCCCCTCCAACCTGGAGACGCGCGGTCCGGGTATGGCTATGCTGAATGCCAGGAAGAACCAGGGTACCAACGAGATGATCATCAGTGCCATGTTCCCCAGGAACAGACCGGTCATCATAATGACCGCGATAGGGGCGATCCTGGCGGTCAGCGCCTTTCTGCGAGGGGTCATCTGGTCACCGGCCGAAGTCCTTGGGCACCTCGACGCCCTTCAGGACCTCCTCGACCACCTGGGCAGGGGTTATTTCACCCTCCACCTCGTACTCCATCTTCAGGATGATACGGTGGGACAAAGCCTCCAGGGCGAACAGCTTCACGTCGTCCGGGGTGACGAAATCGCGTCCCATGATGGCAGCGTGAGCCCGGGACAGCTTCATCAGTGCCAAGGAGCCTCTGGGACTGGAACCTGCCTCCACCGCGAAATGCTCCCGGGTCGCGCGGACAAGCTGGCATATGTAGGAGATGAGCACAGGATGCACGAATATGCTTTCCTCCACCACGGCCTGCATCTCCACGAAACGTTCCTGACTGACCACCGGCCTCAGGTCCGCCACCGGATCTTCGCTTCGCCATCGCACCCGACGGTTCAGTATCTCCATCTCTGAATCGAGGTCCTTGACGTACCCGGTCCGCATGCGTAGCAGAAAACGGTCCATCTGCGCTTCTGGCAATGGGAAGGTGCCCTCGTGCTCGATAGGGTTCTGAGTGGCGATGACGAAGAAGGGACGGGTGAGGGTCAGCGTGTTGCCTTCAATGGTCACCTGTCTCTCCTCCATTGCTTCCAGCAAGGCGCTCTGCGTCTTCGGCGGTGCGCGGTTGATCTCATCGGCCAGCAGAATGTTGGTGAATATCGGCCCCTTCTCCAGCACGAACTCCCCGCTCCTGGGGACCCATATCCTGGTCCCCAGAATATCCGCAGGCATGATGTCGGGGGTGAACTGTACCCTGCTCCACCGGCAACCACTGGCCTTTGCGAAGGATTTGGCCAGCAGGGTCTTTCCCAATCCGGGCATGTCCTCGAAGAGAACGTGACCGTTGGCCAGGGCCGCGCTCAATGTCTTGCGCACCACCGTCTCATCGCTGACGAACAGTCCGCCTATGACATCTATGAACTCCCGAGACAAACTCTTGAACTCCTTGATCTCCACCGCTTCACCTTCCCGTTCCATATCTACTGTGATTCTCGATAGCTATTTCTGCTTGGTTCAGCACCGAGGAC comes from Methanomassiliicoccales archaeon and encodes:
- a CDS encoding thiamine pyrophosphate-dependent enzyme; protein product: MNEREMSTIKDMPRNDPFTSGHGACAGCGMAVAVKNIMRILGENTTVYVPASCLIVISAMYPTTNFRTPYLYTAFENTGAVITGIRAAQRRRGLSSTVVGLAGDGGTFDIGLQALSGAAERNEDVLYVCLDNEGYMNTGIQRSGATPFGAWTTTSPVGDIVKGKREFKKDLMAIIAAHDPPYAASLSIAHFNDFVKKVEKAKNMKGFRFLHVMTPCVPGWRSDPSMTVEISRLAVETGMWTLFEIEEGSSRTTYRPQTMLPVTDYLKLQGRFRHMENDDIAKLQDWLCRKWYIHYGHEAEQPVCAVFEKQKPMRTPQEEQLHFI
- a CDS encoding 2-oxoacid:acceptor oxidoreductase family protein; amino-acid sequence: MFEVRFHGRGGQGAVMAAQTLAEAAVIEGRHAHAFPFFGAERRGAPVMAFARIDDEKISIKSQVYEPDLLVILDESLIDIEPVARGLKKDGKAVVNTRRSPQEIDLGVVVECATVNANVIALEFLKAPIVNTAILGAVARVTDLVSIGSMKQAIENRFGEKFGEEAARVNVGAAEAAYEQASVGLCQGIRPLVTKREWLPDWRDIPIGNSLSVGTKDGVMVGPGGARQNLTGSWRVQTPHYDKEKCVRCLRCWFTCPEGCIKREEDDYVRWDLNYCKGCGICSQVCPVNAIDMIKGGSR
- a CDS encoding DUF58 domain-containing protein, translated to MTPRRKALTARIAPIAVIMMTGLFLGNMALMIISLVPWFFLAFSIAIPGPRVSRLEGEIKKGAIFVGRDLKVERETTIDHGMGLVVLAESISPTFEQRDGKAIRVLWKGRGVLNAPFNYTIRPMRRGEYDIGNVRSEGIHFSGLFPSDQNVWGSKRSLHVEQMVMRAAEIRDPRLESRMPMPASVMSSHGAQTTNFLDIRRYQRGDQFRSINWKATVRSGDVEALRPLVNEYEREGRRKVWILVDDSERMRVGSEAESAFECALHAARALSDFYLQRNCLVGAALIHQGRCQLPEGGRRQKVMLADMLYRANVKGSSGSLTGFVHGHRGHLRQGNPLFIIISILDRGSQPELRDGLKELRRNSGPKSRFLLIDVDLKNIASRDEVESLGIQLRGLEETTVRGHIKKLGVRVVSWEPREQDLFQVLLTSRAVGGEFGS
- a CDS encoding DUF1638 domain-containing protein is translated as MRIGVVACECFKKEIDLLTEGDPDITFKEYLEFGLHSYPQDLKREVIAHVNVLRGQVDAVFLGYGTCNSLKDVIEELEVPTVTIDADDCVGALLTTDEYTRERKVCTGTLFSIPFVSDMGVEYFQKDLDSKMPNHEELGVDVQWFLDILFDGYSRLLFIDTGIGDRDHYEQKSMDFAETLKLRYEARHGTLDVLRDRLEDTKILARSLPRSG
- a CDS encoding winged helix-turn-helix domain-containing protein; the protein is MTATNDDLLKKIEEMRQEMDSINRSVVSLRQDNMTRVFREQIGASFLDHNRGAFRAAIEDRRDIASGYSRESLGRLSDLYDNAIDRYKGDDLSGAMHGLDELRGLISQVSDAETINRTLLEVVDRARQQMASMETLRFQTGRPMLTRSCESVFGEVEPERMETYLAPLSSAIRLKILAMLYTSSRSFTEISKELDMKKGHLQFHLRKLVDAGYVSVDPRTHLYCIEEEAFLILEGLGRLFSQIS
- the porA gene encoding pyruvate ferredoxin oxidoreductase — encoded protein: MKVRVISADHAVAYAAKLARIEVIPSFPITPQTLIVEQLAEFISNGELDADFIPADSEHSVMSIAIGASAGGVRVFTATSSQGLALMHEMLYCVPQNRLPIVMVNVNRSLGAASGIWVEYNDSMAERDSGWLQMYVEDNQEALDATIMAFRLAEDRRSLLPVMICLDGFILSHTVEKVELPEQEEVDDFLPKYDPLNILDPADPKVINPIVPPEYAMEMRYQLDRAIEHSREIIMEVDKEFAKVFGRSYGGLIDTYRMEDAEFAMLTLGTATGLARRTVDEMRAEGKKAGLIKLRFMRPFPFKELCEATKGLRSLGVFDRSVSFNGGGPVHTEVAAALCNVPVTVTGHIAGIGGRDITPRHMRDMYDLVEKAARGEDVRKVTWHGLRGDME